One genomic window of Magnolia sinica isolate HGM2019 chromosome 3, MsV1, whole genome shotgun sequence includes the following:
- the LOC131239632 gene encoding receptor-like kinase TMK4, producing the protein MGEAKRYLILSFLIFFLSISPSSPATFPDDFSTMQKLANLLTPTPQGWLSSTDPCGNTKWSGVVCSSGRVVSINIASQSISGTLPSDLNKLAALKSLSLQKNTLSGSLPSLANLINLQEIYLDGNQFSSIPPTFFDNLPSLQSVSLDGNPLLPWSIPDLSQSTSLAMFYASNSNVVGPIPDFFGSLPSLQSLRLSYNNITGGLPHTFATSGLKNLWLNNQKSTTKLEGPIDVLGSMTQLSQVWLQTNSFTGPVPDLSNCTSLFDLQLRDNRLTGVLPQSIFTLPSLLNVSLGNNNLQGPFPSFASAVKVDNAITNNNFCNANGGPCDPRVTMLLLVAAGFGYPETLSDSWTGDDPCSGWSFVSCDPQGNVIVLSLAKQNLVGSISPAIANLTSLKTLILSNNNLTGPIPNGLAGLSQLQTVDLSNNNLIGKVPVFNPSVKLNTTGNPLLGSNSTGGGGGASSGGSGSSASSPDGSPGGKSTSSFSVGLIVGIVLGVLLIIGLLIFICWKRSKSRQGKSFLNGPETMKLTATGMNGNGVVTSELNSLSSSGHSNANVFAIGSMVISINDLRLATNNFSEDNIVGKGGFGVVYKGVLHDGSQVAVKRMESSVISSKGTSEFQAEIAVLTKVRHRHLVGLKGYCTDGNEKLLVYEYMPQGTLGQHLFEGENHGYEILSWKQRLTIALDVARGIEYLHSLAHQSFIHRDLKPSNILLGDDMRAKVSDFGLVKLAPDGKYSMETRLAGTFGYLAPEYAATGKVTTKADIYSFGVVLMEMITGRKVLDDAQPEEKVNLVTWFRRVLISKADMKIKDIVDPTIKPDEDKDEDKETFSSILNVAELAGHCTARDPTQRPEMGNVVNILSPMVEQWKPASPDDEDGYDADGHEEPLADRLMRWRANEGTSAMGASMIGGGGPYTHMTSLGSTQSSIVMDADGIPRTFKSKDAR; encoded by the exons ATGGGGGAAGCCAAACGCTACCTCATTCTCTCtttcctcatcttcttcctctcaATCTCCCCATCATCACCGGCCACCTTCCCAGATGACTTCTCCACCATGCAAAAGCTAGCCAATCTCCTCACCCCGACCCCACAAGGCTGGCTTTCCTCAACCGATCCCTGCGGAAATACGAAATGGAGCGGCGTCGTCTGTTCGTCAGGCCGTGTCGTTTCCATCAACATCGCCTCCCAATCCATCAGCGGAACTCTGCCGTCCGATCTCAACAAGCTCGCTGCCCTCAAATCCCTCTCCCTTCAGAAAAACACGCTCTCGGGCTCACTCCCATCCCTTGCCAACCTCATCAATCTCCAGGAGATCTACCTCGACGGGAACCAGTTCTCCTCCATTCCTCCTACGTTCTTCGACAACCTCCCCAGCCTCCAATCCGTCAGTCTCGATGGCAACCCTCTATTACCATGGTCAATCCCCGACCTCTCCCAATCAACCAGCCTTGCCATGTTCTACGCTAGCAATTCCAACGTCGTGGGTCCCATCCCTGATTTCTTCGGCTCTCTTCCAAGCCTTCAGTCTCTGCGGCTTTCTTACAACAACATTACCGGCGGACTCCCCCATACATTCGCCACCTCCGGCCTCAAGAACCTCTGGCTCAACAACCAGAAGTCAACCACGAAGCTGGAGGGCCCCATTGATGTGCTTGGGTCGATGACCCAGCTGTCACAGGTATGGCTGCAGACCAATTCCTTCACCGGGCCCGTCCCGGACCTCTCCAATTGCACCTCGCTCTTTGATCTGCAGCTCCGGGATAACCGCCTCACGGGGGTTTTGCCGCAATCGATCTTCACGCTCCCTAGCTTGTTGAATGTGTCATTAGGCAACAACAATCTACAAGGTCCGTTCCCGAGCTTTGCATCGGCGGTGAAGGTTGACAATGCCATAACCAACAATAACTTCTGTAATGCCAATGGGGGGCCTTGCGATCCAAGGGTGACGATGCTGCTCTTAGTTGCGGCGGGGTTTGGGTACCCAGAAACTCTCTCTGATTCCTGGACGGGTGATGACCCGTGCAGTGGGTGGTCATTTGTATCGTGCGATCCGCAAGGAAATGTCATTGTTCTGAGCCTAGCAAAGCAGAATTTGGTCGGGAGCATCTCGCCTGCCATCGCGAATCTCACATCGCTTAAAACATTGATCTTGAGCAACAACAATCTCACAGGACCGATCCCGAATGGATTGGCGGGTCTGTCCCAATTGCAGACTGTTGACTTATCCAACAATAACCTCATAGGGAAGGTGCCCGTTTTCAACCCGAGTGTGAAGTTGAACACGACTGGCAATCCGCTCCTCGGAAGCAACTCAACCGGGGGTGGGGGCGGTGCGAGTTCTGGTGGGAGTGGGTCCAGTGCATCTTCCCCAGATGGAAGTCCTGGCGGCAAATCGACCTCTTCATTCTCTGTCGGATTGATTGTTGGGATTGTTCTCGGTGTTCTTCTAATTATCGGTCTGTTAATCTTCATTTGCTGGAAGCGATCAAAATCTCGGCAGGGAAAGAGCTTCCTAAATGGGCCGGAAACAATGAAGCTGACTGCAACAGGAATGAATGGGAATGGCGTGGTGACAAGCGAACTGAATAGCTTAAGCAGCAGTGGGCATAGCAACGCTAATGTGTTTGCAATCGGGAGCATGGTTATCTCAATCAACGATCTTCGCCTGGCGACGAACAATTTCAGTGAAGATAACATTGTGGGCAAAGGTGGATTTGGGGTTGTTTATAAAGGGGTTCTCCATGACGGGTCCCAGGTTGCCGTGAAGCGGATGGAATCCAGCGTAATCAGCTCAAAAGGCACGAGTGAGTTCCAGGCAGAGATTGCAGTGCTAACCAAGGTCAGACATCGGCATTTGGTTGGTCTCAAGGGTTATTGTACGGACGGGAACGAGAAGCTTTTGGTTTATGAATACATGCCACAGGGTACTTTGGGGCAGCATCTCTTTGAAGGGGAAAATCACGGCTACGAAATACTTAGTTGGAAGCAAAGGCTTACAattgcattggatgtggccagAGGGATTGAGTATTTGCATAGCTTGGCTCATCAGAGCTTCATTCATCGTGATTTGAAGCCGTCCAATATACTTTTGGGGGATGATATGAGAGCCAAGGTTTCAGATTTTGGATTGGTTAAGCTTGCTCCAGATGGGAAGTACTCCATGGAGACGCGGTTGGCCGGAACGTTCGGATACCTTGCACCTGAGTATGCAG CGACAGGAAAGGTGACCACCAAGGCCGACATCTACTCATTCGGTGTTGTCTTGATGGAGATGATCACGGGGAGGAAAGTGCTGGATGATGCACAGCCTGAGGAAAAAGTTAATCTGGTCACGTGGTTCCGCAGAGTTCTCATCAGCAAGGCTGACATGAAGATCAAGgatattgtggaccccaccattaaacCCGACGAGGACAAGGACGAGGACAAGGAAACGTTCAGCAGCATCTTGAATGTGGCGGAGCTCGCGGGCCACTGCACCGCCCGTGATCCTACTCAGAGACCAGAGATGGGCAATGTGGTAAACATTCTATCTCCCATGGTAGAACAGTGGAAGCCCGCCAGCCCCGACGATGAAGATGGCTATGACGCTGATGGCCACGAGGAGCCTCTCGCAGACCGATTAATGCGGTGGAGAGCCAATGAAGGAACATCCGCAATGGGTGCGTCCATGATAGGCGGTGGCGGGCCTTACACCCACATGACAAGCCTCGGGAGCACCCAAAGCAGCATAGTCATGGATGCTGATGGGATTCCCAGGACCTTCAAATCAAAGGACGCCCGATAA